The following coding sequences are from one Rhipicephalus microplus isolate Deutch F79 chromosome 3, USDA_Rmic, whole genome shotgun sequence window:
- the LOC119174468 gene encoding uncharacterized protein LOC119174468 → MLLPRWKQAEETHAAFRMSCLKSLGVVLALQVAAAWATSVTPAPGAAAAAPAVGTAAVNGTPHHAAAESATASAAAAAGHGHFDTTQKTHKCTNVKLFSECRVHCEYVIDGKGAYFIFTDGEDGVPCKTRTLDGQVLNGACQQGLCTVKDQAGVVGHSAVGAAAAGVATPASAAGAAAASGAATPGVAAHPAAVATPAHVAAPVHPAAAATAKHKKA, encoded by the exons ATGCTGTTGCCGCGGTGGAAGCAAGCGGAAGAAACACACGCCGCTTTCAGGATGTCTTGCCTCAAGTCGCTCGGCGTCGTACTGGCGCTCCAGGTAGCCGCAG cgTGGGCCACGAGTGTGACGCCGGCTCCAGGCGCAGCCGCAGCAGCTCCCGCTGTCGGCACCGCCGCCGTGAACGGTACACCGCACCACGCAGCGGCCGAAAGTGCGACGGCCtcagcggcggcagcagcaggCCACGGTCATTTCGACACGACACAGAAGACTCACAAGTGCACCAATGTTAAG CTCTTCTCGGAATGTCGGGTGCACTGCGAGTACGTGATCGATGGCAAGGGGGCCTACTTCATCTTCACTGACGGCGAGGATGGTGTGCCTTGCAAG ACCCGGACTCTCGACGGTCAGGTGCTGAACGGTGCTTGCCAGCAGGGGCTGTGCACGGTCAAGGATCAGGCTGGCGTAGTAGGCCACAGTGCTGTCGGTGCGGCGGCGGCTGGCGTGGCTACGCCTGCCTCCGCTGCAGGGGCCGCCGCAGCATCTGGAGCAGCCACACCCGGCGTGGCAGCTCACCCTGCCGCCGTTGCTACCCCTGCGCACGTCGCGGCACCTGTCCATCCAGCTGCCGCCGCCACCGCGAAGCACAAGAAAGCCTGA